In the Leptospiraceae bacterium genome, one interval contains:
- a CDS encoding MASE1 domain-containing protein, giving the protein MNQLGYQAFRLFALFAIYYLSGKIGLAYSAIHQSITPIWFPSGLALGYFIASGWKTFPIVWLGSFLLSLTEFPVGLSILISTGNVLEGLLGYVLIKKSIPFNQIFYQAKGVLYFLIYGVVLSSILGALIRSTGMYFYGSIPIESWDNEFTVWWAGDAMGILIITPFFLITENNVLEIIKTRFWRILEFFALFTFVAGFSILIFSNILSFPFLLLPLLIITTYRFGFRGIPIFIFIVSIVALYFIQNLPAPFQSENNLKYTIFKIQLFSSVLAGTGLIFAAIVYEKEKSFQDMQKNWQMHKNLAENFPGIIMVFDKNLNNTIYAGRDIQSDINVLQNKNLKEFLSESSYNEYAPYFRRSLKGEKLSYHTKFQGRSYITYVTPLSNENNSVSEILVVSQDITELKKSEDALRENEEKYKQMFQINSAIKWVIDPKTGKFLEVNDAAIKFYGYTKEEFSELKIWDINILPPNQIVPLMQEAIHIQKTFYFQHKLKSKEVRYVEVFTGPITVNEEILLYSIIQDITDRKRIENEILELNQNLEKKVEERTQELLTANEELESFSYSISHDLRAPLRAISGFSQILQEDHEKEISPEGKHALNRIVQATVKMNNMISALLNFSKILRYSIDKNKISISDIAESVMKDILEENANLNIHFSIEKNLYTIANEPLMKIVLRNLFENAVKYSSKNEVIKIEFGKIDIEGKKVFFVKDEGVGFDMAYSDKLFHVFQRLHSNSEYEGVGVGLATVKRIIKRHGGEIWAKSSPENGSTFYLLLPENDKVQSNF; this is encoded by the coding sequence ATGAATCAGTTAGGGTATCAGGCTTTTCGCTTATTCGCTCTTTTTGCAATTTATTATTTGAGTGGAAAAATTGGGTTAGCTTACTCTGCCATTCACCAAAGTATTACACCCATCTGGTTTCCTTCTGGATTAGCCTTAGGGTATTTTATCGCATCAGGCTGGAAAACCTTCCCTATTGTATGGTTAGGCTCATTCTTACTCTCCTTAACAGAATTCCCAGTAGGACTATCCATCCTTATTTCCACGGGAAATGTATTGGAAGGGTTACTCGGCTATGTGTTGATCAAGAAATCTATACCATTCAATCAAATTTTTTATCAAGCTAAAGGAGTTCTGTATTTTTTAATTTATGGTGTAGTTCTCTCATCTATTCTTGGTGCTTTAATCCGAAGTACTGGAATGTATTTTTATGGAAGTATCCCTATAGAAAGCTGGGACAATGAATTCACTGTTTGGTGGGCAGGGGATGCTATGGGGATATTAATCATCACTCCATTTTTCCTGATCACGGAAAATAATGTATTAGAAATAATCAAAACAAGATTTTGGAGAATCTTAGAATTTTTTGCTCTGTTTACCTTTGTAGCCGGATTTAGTATTTTGATTTTTTCAAATATTTTATCCTTTCCTTTTCTTCTGCTACCGCTTTTAATTATCACAACCTATCGATTCGGATTTAGAGGAATTCCGATTTTTATTTTTATCGTAAGCATTGTAGCTTTGTATTTTATTCAAAACTTACCCGCACCCTTTCAATCAGAAAATAACTTAAAATATACAATTTTTAAAATTCAATTATTCAGTAGCGTGCTCGCAGGGACAGGGTTGATTTTTGCAGCCATTGTTTATGAAAAAGAAAAATCATTTCAAGACATGCAGAAAAACTGGCAAATGCACAAAAACTTAGCTGAAAATTTTCCTGGAATTATTATGGTCTTTGATAAAAATCTGAACAACACAATTTATGCCGGTAGAGATATACAATCAGACATTAATGTTTTGCAAAACAAAAATCTAAAAGAGTTTCTTTCAGAGTCATCCTATAATGAATACGCCCCTTATTTTAGAAGATCGCTAAAGGGAGAAAAATTATCCTACCATACAAAATTTCAAGGCAGGTCTTATATCACTTATGTTACTCCTTTGAGCAATGAAAACAATTCCGTGAGCGAAATATTAGTCGTATCTCAAGACATTACTGAATTAAAAAAGTCCGAAGATGCGTTACGCGAAAATGAAGAGAAATACAAACAGATGTTTCAAATAAACTCTGCAATAAAATGGGTTATAGATCCTAAAACAGGAAAATTTTTAGAAGTTAATGACGCAGCGATAAAATTTTATGGTTATACTAAAGAGGAATTCAGCGAACTAAAGATTTGGGATATAAATATTCTACCTCCTAACCAAATCGTACCTTTAATGCAAGAGGCTATACATATTCAAAAAACTTTTTATTTCCAACATAAACTAAAATCAAAAGAAGTAAGGTATGTAGAAGTATTTACAGGACCAATAACCGTAAACGAAGAAATTTTATTGTATTCAATTATTCAAGATATAACCGACAGAAAGCGAATTGAAAATGAGATTTTAGAATTGAATCAGAATCTTGAAAAAAAAGTAGAAGAAAGAACTCAGGAACTTTTAACCGCTAATGAAGAGCTTGAGTCTTTCAGTTATTCCATATCACACGATTTGCGAGCTCCACTCAGAGCCATTTCCGGATTTAGTCAGATTTTACAAGAAGACCATGAAAAAGAAATCAGCCCGGAAGGGAAACACGCTCTAAATAGAATTGTTCAAGCTACCGTAAAGATGAATAATATGATTTCTGCCTTACTCAATTTTTCTAAAATCTTGAGATATTCTATAGATAAAAATAAGATTTCTATTTCCGATATAGCCGAATCGGTTATGAAAGATATACTCGAAGAAAACGCAAATCTCAACATACACTTTTCAATCGAAAAAAATTTATACACAATTGCAAATGAGCCACTAATGAAAATCGTTCTTAGAAATTTATTTGAAAATGCAGTAAAGTACTCATCTAAAAATGAAGTAATTAAAATTGAATTTGGTAAAATAGATATTGAAGGGAAAAAAGTCTTTTTTGTGAAAGACGAAGGCGTAGGGTTTGATATGGCGTATTCAGACAAATTATTTCATGTTTTTCAAAGACTCCATTCTAATTCGGAATACGAAGGCGTAGGAGTCGGACTTGCCACAGTAAAAAGAATTATCAAAAGACACGGTGGAGAAATCTGGGCAAAAAGCTCTCCTGAAAACGGCTCTACTTTTTATTTATTGTTACCGGAAAATGATAAAGTCCAGTCTAATTTCTAA
- the leuC gene encoding 3-isopropylmalate dehydratase large subunit yields MKTMFEKIWEDHLVKEDSSSTILYIDRHLVHEVTSPQAFESLRMASRKVRRPEATFSTMDHNVSTKTRDLKSIDPISLKQMQTLLENCNSNGIKIFDLNNPDQGIVHVIAPELGMTQPGMTIVCGDSHTSTHGAFGALAFGIGTSEVEHVLATQTLQQKKPKTMEIRIDGTLSPHVTAKDIVLTIIGKIGTDGATGYVIEFTGSAIRNLSMEGRMTVCNMAIEAGARAGLISPDETTISYIKGRDYAPKEKYWEEAVKKWKSYATDPGAKFDKTVVLNADDIAPMVTWGTSPGQVISVTDTVPSPDSFSDNVAKTSAHNALQYMDLKPEMKITDITLNKVFIGSCTNSRIEDLRIVAETVKGKKVSKSVSAIIVPGSGRVKRQAESEGLDKIFIEAGFEWRNPGCSMCLAMNDDLLDPGDRCASTSNRNFEGRQGKGGRTHLVSPAMAAAAAIEGRFVDIRSWK; encoded by the coding sequence ATGAAAACTATGTTTGAAAAAATATGGGAAGACCACTTAGTCAAGGAAGACAGTAGTTCTACTATATTATATATTGACCGTCACCTTGTTCATGAAGTAACAAGCCCTCAAGCATTTGAAAGCCTTAGAATGGCAAGCAGAAAAGTCAGGAGACCGGAAGCTACTTTCTCTACAATGGATCATAACGTCTCGACAAAAACAAGAGACTTAAAATCTATCGACCCAATCTCCCTAAAACAAATGCAAACCTTATTGGAAAATTGTAACTCCAACGGAATTAAAATCTTTGATTTGAATAACCCCGATCAGGGGATCGTTCACGTAATTGCACCTGAACTCGGAATGACCCAACCTGGGATGACTATCGTTTGTGGTGACTCTCATACATCTACACATGGTGCCTTCGGTGCACTCGCATTTGGAATAGGGACAAGTGAAGTGGAGCATGTACTGGCTACCCAAACTCTCCAACAAAAAAAACCTAAGACAATGGAGATTCGAATAGATGGGACTTTATCTCCTCATGTCACTGCTAAGGATATAGTCCTTACTATTATCGGAAAAATTGGAACTGATGGTGCAACTGGTTATGTGATTGAATTTACTGGAAGTGCAATACGAAACCTTTCTATGGAAGGTAGGATGACCGTCTGCAATATGGCAATTGAAGCAGGAGCAAGAGCAGGGCTAATTTCTCCTGATGAGACTACAATTTCCTATATCAAGGGCAGGGACTACGCACCAAAAGAAAAGTATTGGGAAGAAGCAGTGAAAAAATGGAAGTCCTACGCAACAGACCCCGGTGCAAAGTTTGACAAGACAGTTGTGCTTAACGCCGACGATATAGCGCCAATGGTAACATGGGGAACTTCACCCGGACAGGTAATTTCTGTTACAGATACCGTACCTTCACCGGATTCTTTTTCTGATAATGTAGCCAAAACGAGTGCGCATAACGCACTGCAATACATGGATCTAAAACCTGAAATGAAAATTACAGACATTACCTTGAACAAGGTATTTATCGGGTCTTGCACAAACTCCAGAATAGAAGACCTTAGAATTGTCGCAGAAACAGTAAAAGGGAAAAAGGTCTCTAAATCCGTAAGCGCAATTATTGTGCCGGGATCCGGAAGAGTGAAGAGGCAGGCAGAGTCAGAGGGACTCGACAAAATTTTCATTGAAGCCGGATTTGAATGGAGAAACCCCGGTTGCTCTATGTGCCTTGCCATGAACGACGATTTACTTGACCCGGGAGACAGATGTGCATCCACTAGCAATCGAAACTTTGAAGGAAGACAGGGAAAAGGTGGAAGAACTCATTTAGTGAGTCCTGCAATGGCGGCAGCTGCTGCAATTGAAGGAAGATTTGTGGATATTAGGAGCTGGAAATGA
- the leuD gene encoding 3-isopropylmalate dehydratase small subunit, translating into MKAFTEHEGLVAILDRANIDTDQIIPKQFLKKIERSGFGKHLFHDWRFLDNAGTKPNPDFSLNQERYLGATVLLTRDNFGCGSSREHAPWALEDYGFRVIIAPSYADIFYNNCFKNGMLPIVMDSKTVDDLFKEVESKLGAKIRVDLQSQKLFSPSGKVYSFDLDPFRKECLYKGLDDIGLTMIHEKKIDEYEEKQKKSQPWLYEKISN; encoded by the coding sequence ATGAAAGCCTTTACCGAGCACGAGGGACTAGTTGCAATTTTAGATAGAGCCAATATTGATACCGATCAAATTATTCCAAAACAATTTCTAAAAAAAATCGAACGATCGGGGTTCGGAAAACATCTTTTCCATGATTGGAGATTTTTAGACAACGCCGGAACAAAACCTAACCCGGATTTCTCTCTCAACCAAGAAAGGTACCTTGGAGCTACAGTACTTTTGACCAGAGACAATTTTGGTTGTGGCTCATCTAGAGAGCACGCTCCTTGGGCACTTGAAGACTACGGGTTTAGAGTGATTATTGCTCCTTCTTATGCAGACATATTCTACAACAATTGTTTCAAAAACGGGATGCTCCCGATAGTAATGGACTCAAAAACTGTAGATGACCTTTTTAAAGAAGTGGAATCTAAACTTGGAGCAAAAATTCGAGTAGATTTACAATCCCAAAAATTATTTTCCCCTTCAGGAAAAGTATATTCCTTTGACCTCGATCCATTCCGAAAAGAATGCTTGTATAAAGGATTGGACGATATAGGTTTGACTATGATCCACGAGAAAAAAATTGATGAATATGAAGAAAAACAAAAGAAATCCCAACCATGGCTATATGAAAAAATATCTAATTAA
- a CDS encoding FKBP-type peptidyl-prolyl cis-trans isomerase — protein sequence MKKILLLFVLISVGTMNIEASDLVIKDVKKGTGKEALKGNVVLVHYSGYLVNGTKFDSSVDRGKPFSFVLGTGEVIKGWDKGVAGMREGGKRKLTIPPEMGYGQRGAPPVIPPNATLVFDVELIKVN from the coding sequence ATGAAAAAAATACTTTTACTGTTTGTTTTAATCAGTGTGGGCACTATGAATATAGAAGCATCTGACTTAGTAATCAAAGACGTAAAAAAAGGAACAGGGAAAGAAGCATTAAAAGGCAACGTAGTCCTAGTTCACTATTCGGGGTATTTAGTCAATGGAACAAAATTTGACAGCTCTGTTGATAGAGGAAAACCATTTTCCTTTGTGCTTGGAACCGGCGAAGTCATCAAAGGCTGGGACAAAGGTGTTGCTGGAATGAGAGAAGGCGGTAAAAGAAAACTTACCATCCCTCCTGAAATGGGTTACGGACAAAGAGGCGCTCCTCCTGTGATTCCGCCTAACGCAACACTTGTGTTTGATGTAGAGCTGATTAAAGTAAACTAA
- a CDS encoding cysteine synthase family protein, with product MFDQISKSIDEFGNSFLSALNNIQGFFGKDLSIAVPVKENIFEAIGNTPLIKIKGIGNHIKGVNFFLKAEFLNPTGSVKDRTAFALIKDFEKRGLLKEGSTILDCSEGNLSVSLAWIGKTLGYKVISFVTKNIKKSILKRLEFYGAEISVIPDESSDTSEKIRAFVRNQVALKPNSVWLDQYINMTNPNIHIKYTGREIFRDLAGDVDAFVSGIDSGGLISGVGRFLKSQKESIKVIAAFSGDSLIFVHSASKSGKVESAKLKNKLPETFDTKLINSSYYITQEDCNFYQQELCSKEGIYTGLTTGMNLACAIKYAEDISSSNYGEMNIVVMAPDKLDINFDL from the coding sequence TTGTTTGACCAAATTTCTAAATCAATAGATGAGTTCGGAAATAGCTTCCTTTCGGCTCTGAACAATATTCAGGGATTTTTTGGAAAAGACCTATCCATTGCAGTTCCTGTTAAAGAAAATATTTTTGAAGCAATAGGGAATACCCCCCTAATAAAAATTAAAGGAATCGGAAACCACATCAAAGGAGTAAATTTTTTTTTAAAAGCAGAGTTTTTAAATCCGACCGGTAGCGTTAAAGATAGAACTGCTTTTGCACTGATTAAAGATTTTGAAAAAAGAGGATTACTAAAAGAAGGCTCAACTATTTTAGATTGCTCCGAAGGAAATCTATCTGTGAGTCTGGCTTGGATTGGAAAAACTCTTGGTTACAAAGTGATTTCTTTTGTAACAAAAAATATTAAAAAATCAATTTTGAAAAGATTGGAATTTTATGGAGCAGAAATTTCAGTAATTCCTGATGAAAGCTCAGACACTTCCGAAAAAATCAGGGCTTTTGTGCGTAATCAAGTTGCGCTAAAACCAAACTCAGTTTGGCTCGATCAATATATAAACATGACAAATCCGAATATTCACATAAAATACACCGGAAGAGAAATATTCAGAGACCTTGCCGGTGACGTAGATGCTTTTGTATCAGGTATAGATTCAGGAGGATTGATTTCAGGGGTAGGCAGATTTTTAAAATCTCAGAAAGAATCTATTAAAGTAATTGCGGCCTTTTCCGGCGATTCTTTGATCTTTGTACATTCGGCTTCGAAATCAGGGAAAGTGGAAAGTGCAAAATTAAAAAATAAATTACCAGAAACTTTTGACACAAAGCTCATCAACAGTTCCTATTATATCACCCAAGAAGATTGCAATTTTTATCAACAAGAGCTGTGCTCAAAAGAAGGAATCTATACAGGACTAACCACAGGTATGAATCTTGCCTGTGCAATCAAATATGCAGAAGATATATCGTCCTCGAATTACGGAGAAATGAATATCGTAGTCATGGCTCCCGATAAATTAGATATAAACTTTGATCTTTAA
- a CDS encoding adenylate/guanylate cyclase domain-containing protein encodes MLQLLWNTIAYQGVLFARDYSEHKHIVLINGFAALVTMFTLLVFIVFQFLGSVLVIDIINVLFILFLPFTIYLNSIGKLLFARIYILTISTAYIVSIALLEGAETRSHLFLIAEGLAVFFIFPRQEKNWKIGLAFVVFCLFIFLRVSHQYFPLSIPYKVGFETQKLLMDISFAALIFVLAIYINSIFQKSELSIQLEREKSEKLLLNILPASIAKKLRENTDTIADRFENCTVLFSDIVGFSELSKIMSADGVVKLLNDIFSSFDDLVEKYGLEKIKTIGDAYMVVGGLPEPDENHAEKIANLALEMLEIVKEYSEKNKLNLDIRIGINSGHAVAGVIGKKKFIYDLWGDSVNTASRMESHGVPGKIQISNSTYFLIKDKFQFKDRGTVEVKGIGKIQSYLLLEKSIA; translated from the coding sequence ATGTTACAGCTTTTATGGAACACCATCGCTTATCAAGGAGTTCTGTTTGCAAGAGACTACTCGGAACACAAACATATAGTTCTTATCAATGGGTTTGCAGCATTAGTAACTATGTTTACATTACTTGTTTTTATAGTATTCCAATTTTTAGGCTCTGTTTTAGTAATTGATATAATTAATGTATTATTTATATTATTTCTTCCGTTTACGATTTATTTAAACTCAATCGGAAAATTGCTATTTGCCAGAATTTATATCCTGACTATATCTACTGCGTATATTGTATCTATTGCATTGCTTGAAGGCGCTGAAACAAGATCGCATCTATTTTTGATTGCTGAAGGACTTGCGGTATTTTTTATTTTTCCGAGACAAGAAAAGAATTGGAAGATTGGTCTTGCCTTTGTTGTATTTTGTCTATTTATTTTTTTACGAGTTTCTCATCAATATTTTCCTTTGTCTATTCCATATAAAGTCGGTTTTGAGACTCAAAAATTGTTGATGGATATTTCTTTTGCAGCCTTGATCTTTGTTCTTGCAATTTATATTAATTCGATATTTCAAAAATCAGAGCTTTCTATTCAGTTAGAGAGGGAAAAGTCCGAAAAACTTCTTTTAAATATTTTGCCCGCATCTATTGCCAAGAAACTAAGAGAAAACACAGATACGATTGCGGATAGGTTTGAAAATTGTACTGTTCTTTTTTCGGATATTGTTGGCTTTAGCGAATTGTCAAAAATTATGAGTGCAGATGGGGTAGTGAAACTTTTGAATGATATTTTTTCTTCCTTTGATGATTTGGTAGAGAAATACGGACTCGAAAAAATCAAAACTATCGGTGACGCATACATGGTGGTTGGAGGCTTGCCTGAGCCGGATGAAAACCACGCAGAAAAAATCGCAAATCTTGCCTTGGAAATGTTGGAGATTGTCAAAGAATATAGCGAGAAGAACAAATTAAACTTAGATATACGAATCGGAATTAATTCGGGGCATGCTGTTGCCGGTGTAATAGGCAAGAAAAAATTTATTTATGACCTTTGGGGTGATTCTGTAAACACTGCTTCCAGAATGGAATCGCATGGAGTTCCCGGAAAGATTCAAATATCGAACTCAACGTATTTTTTAATAAAGGACAAATTTCAGTTTAAAGACAGAGGGACAGTAGAGGTAAAAGGGATTGGCAAAATTCAAAGCTATTTGCTTTTAGAAAAATCTATTGCTTAA
- the bla gene encoding subclass B1 metallo-beta-lactamase, translating into MIYDHTAKTLKLIIASLTNDIFPKYLNIYIHKKDFLQSPIYESKQLIITQVSKNTFQHTSFLHTKDFGVVPGNGLIVRSSNQAIIFDTPVNYESTDELIQWVESTLHCKIVAIIPTHYHPDCLGGLKAFHDKGIPSYAYFKTIELAKKNNFISPQNSFQDSLILKVGDQKITAKFLGEGHTSDNIVGYFPSENVMFGGCLIKEMGAKKGYLQDANISDWSTTVEKVKKEYPQVRIIVPGHGQVGDKKLLDYTIELFKKM; encoded by the coding sequence ATGATTTATGACCATACTGCAAAAACCCTAAAACTGATTATTGCATCGCTAACAAATGACATTTTCCCCAAGTATTTAAACATATATATTCACAAGAAAGACTTTTTGCAATCGCCTATTTATGAATCAAAACAATTAATAATAACCCAAGTATCGAAAAATACATTTCAACATACTTCATTTCTACACACAAAAGATTTTGGAGTTGTTCCCGGAAACGGTCTTATAGTGAGAAGTAGTAATCAAGCGATTATTTTCGACACACCTGTAAACTACGAAAGTACAGATGAATTAATCCAATGGGTCGAAAGTACTCTACACTGTAAAATTGTAGCTATCATTCCTACACACTACCACCCGGATTGCTTAGGAGGACTTAAAGCATTTCACGATAAAGGGATTCCATCGTATGCCTACTTTAAGACAATTGAGCTTGCCAAAAAAAATAATTTTATTTCACCTCAGAATAGCTTTCAAGATTCACTAATACTTAAAGTAGGAGACCAAAAAATAACTGCCAAGTTCTTAGGTGAAGGACATACGAGTGACAATATTGTAGGGTATTTTCCTAGTGAAAATGTAATGTTCGGAGGATGCTTAATCAAAGAAATGGGTGCTAAAAAAGGATACCTGCAAGATGCAAATATTTCTGATTGGTCAACTACAGTAGAAAAAGTGAAAAAAGAATATCCACAAGTTAGGATAATTGTGCCCGGACACGGACAAGTTGGAGATAAAAAACTTCTTGATTACACTATAGAATTATTTAAAAAAAT